The Psychrobacillus sp. FSL K6-2836 nucleotide sequence AATTTTTCCCTCTCAATCTTACTACTATAGGAAAAAAAAACAATGGTTTTTTTCAAAAAAAACGGGAAATTGTCTAATTTTTTATGCTTTTACACTGAATGATTATTCACTTGTCAATTTAGGGAATAAAATGTAAAATTTTGTCCATTTTTCTTTTTCACTAAATACTGAAATCGTACCTCCATATTCAATTACCAAGCTTTTAACTATACTTAATCCTAAACCTGAACCACCCCTATTTTTAGTTCTAGCTTCATCGACAATAAAAAAGCGTTCGAAAATTTTGGGCAATATGGATTCTTGGATACCAACTCCATTATCTTCCACAATAATTTGGACCTGATCTGCTTTGTTTACCGCTGTCAATTTAATATACGGTTGTTTATCGTTATATTTTATCGCATTTTCTATTAGATTACGCAGAATTTGCTCTAAAGCAGTAGGCGGAACAAGTACATTTACTTGTTCATCCCCTTGGATTTCTATTGTTGCTTCTGGTGATAAATGTAAATAACTTTGCTGTAACTGTTGAAGGACAGCTATAACTGAAGTAACTTCCCGATTACTATTATGCTCATTTTTTGCAAGCTTTAACATTTCTTCGATTAATAACTTCATTTTTTGTATTTCCGAGAGGGATATTTCCAGTGATTCATCTAATATGGAGCGATCCTCTTTTCCCCAACGATTCAATAACGATAAATGCCCTTCGACTACTTGTACGGGGGTACGCAATTCATGGGATACATTTTGAATAAATTCATCTTGTCTCGTAATTGTTTTTGATACTTCACCCATCAATTCCTTATAAATTTTTAGTAGCTCTCCGATTTCATCTTCATTGTCATATTGGAAACTAACTTTTTTGGAAAACTTAGTCTGTTTTGCAAGCTGCATCTCATCTCTTAGTTCTTTAATAGGTCTCAGTAAAACCGAGGATAATATAAAGGCTATTAAAGCGGATAGAACAAGTGTTATGAGTGCGAATATACCCATGGCTATTAATATATAATTCATGAGCTGAGAAAAACTTTCTAAACTGTGTGAGATTTGTACATATCCTTTAAACAAGCCAAAGTCTATTTCAGCTGCCTTATGGAAAACTACTTTTCCATCTATTTGTTCTCTAACAAATTCATCCGTTTGAAGTGAAAAGGATTTTGGGAAATCGCTAGCATCATTGATTCTGAGAATCTCAATACCATCTTCATTCAATACACGGACTGATTGCTTTTGATTGACCAATTGATTGAGTAGTGTTCTATTTTTTTGAATATCTTGAATGGAAATGATGGGACCGTTAGATTTGAAAAAGTGTGTAACTTCATCTAATGTATTTTGAGCAATTTTTTTCTCGGAAATTTGCAGCCAATTAAAAAGAGAAAAATATAATATAATACACATCATAAGGAAGCTTAAAAATATGGAAATCGCCGAAGCATATGTCCATTTACGCTGTAAAGTCCACTTTTTGATCATCGCATAACATACCCTACGCCTCTAACGGTTTCAATTATGGCTGCAATGTCGGGAGGAAGTTTTTTTCTGAGATGCCTTATGTATACATCTACTACATTTGTTTCAACCTCTACATCATATCCCCATACTTTTTCCAAAATAGCATCTCTAGATAGCACCATATTATAATTTTCCATTAAATAGATGAGCATATCGTATTCAGTTTTTGTTAGTTCAATCTCTTTCCCTTCAAAGAAAACCTGATGAGCTTTCCGTTCAACTGTTAGCCCTTGAATAGTCAACTCATTTTTTTCGTTTTCTAATGAGGGCTCTACCCTTCTAAGAACTGCTCGTATTCTTGCTAATAACTCCTCAATAGCAAACGGTTTCACCACATAGTCGTCTGCCCCTGTCTCTAAACCGGATACGCGATCTATAATCGCATCCCTTGCAGTTATTAGAATAATGGGGGTACTTTTCTTTTTGCGCACTCTTCGACATATTTCCAAGCCATTTAGATTTGGTAACATAACATCGATGAGCATCAGATCATAAGTATGATTTAAAGCTAAATCTGCTCCTTCGCGTCCATCGTGAGAAACGGTGACTTGAAAATTTTCATGCTTTAACTCTAGCTCCACAAATTTCGCAATATTTACTTCATCTTCTATTAATAAAATATGTTGCGTCATCTCTTACATTCCCTTCTAAGTTTAAGTTCCTTTGTTCACCTATCCTAGGTCAAATGAAAGAAAAAGCCGTTCCATTAAGTCTGAACGGCATTGGAATATATATAATTGTTCTTTCCATTTTTCTTTGCGATGTAAAGCGCTTGATCTGCATGATCTAATAGCTCGTCTATGGAAGACCCGTCATTTGGGAACATGGCAATCCCGATCGACGAAGTTGGCGAAAAGTAAGACTCATCTATGGCCCAACCTTTACGTAGGTTTTGCTGGATTGTCTGAACAATTTCTTCAATTGTAATGCTTCTACCATTCACATAATCTGCAATCTGATCAATGATTATGACAAATTCATCGCCACCAATACGATATATATTATACTTATACTGTAAACTGTGCTGAAGGTTTTCAGCAAAATGAGTTAAAAACTGATCCCCAACATCATGTCCGTATTGATCATTAATCGCTTTAAAATTATCGCCATCAATATATAATAACCCTACATTCGGAAACTCTGAGCTTACAGCTGAGATATAAACTGGAAAGTCTTCATAAAAGGAACGTCGATTTGGCAGACTAGTTAAACTATCATGATAAGCCATAAACTTTAGCTGATCTTCTAAAGCTCTTTTCTCTGTAATTTCACGAGATACAATAACGTACCATTTTTCCTTCTCATCATCTACTGTGTTCTCTACTGTCGTTACTGATGTATCCGTCCAAATAGAATTTCCATCCTTTGTTTGTAGAAGAAGTTCTACTCGGAACTTATCTAACATCTTTAACTTAGATAAACTTACTGTCTCCGTTTGATCTGTTATCAGATTAAAATAATAACTACCAAGTAATTCTTCTTTATCATATTTTAATATTGATTCATGACTTGGCGATGAGTAAAGTAAGAAACCTTCTGCATCTGTTATAGCTATTAGATCATTTGAGTGTTCCGTGATTAATTTAAAGGAGCGTTCTATATTTCGAAGTTCATTCATCATACGTTTCTTTTCCGTATCATCAAATTGTATAGTTAAAAACTTTTCAATTTGCCCTAAATCATTTTTAATGGGTACAACGGTCGCATTCACCCAAAAAAAGGATCCAACCTTTGTTCGATTACGTATTTGGCCATGCCAAATATGTCCATTACTTATCGTTTCCCACAAATTAGAGAAAAAAGATTCGTCATGATAGTTAGAATTTATCATATGGAATGTTTTACCTATCACATCTTCCCTTTTAAATTTCGTTGTAGTTTCAAATAGTTCGTTTACTGTTTCAATTATTCCATCCTGATTTGTCAACGCAACTAATGCAACTTCATTAATGGCTTTACTGTAAGACTCTATAACATATGTAGAATCTTTCATATTCTGTGACCGAGAAACTTCTTTAGTTGTTGCTAAAATATAACTAATTCCATTTTCATAAATGGGTATAACTGTTGTTTCATTTATATTTGTTTCACTTTGTACACAATGATGATCATGGTAGGAAACAGATTTTTTTTGCAAGCATGCTCGATTATAATGTTGAATAATGATTCTATTGTGCAGTTCACTAAAACATTCGTCCAGTGTCTTCCCTATAGGATTTTCTGAAAAAAGCTCCTCTGCCTTTTTGTTGATAAACTCATACACATAAGAAGAATCTTCTTTACGCATAAAGAACACATATTCATCAGCTAAATCATATAATAAATGGAATTGATTATGGTTTAAGAAAAGTTGAGACATCTATTTAAAAACTCCTGTCAAGTTCTATACTAAGCTAATCTAATCATATGTATTTAGGAAGAAACATACAAGTATTTAACATATATATTTAGAATTATTTTTTACAAAAATTTAATTATTTTTAAAATACTTTCTACTATGCAAAATAGAAAAAACAAAGTATATTATTAATGCAAATAATTTTATAAGGCAAAGTTCGCTTTGCCGAGGGAAGGCAAATGGTGCGCCACCAGTTTTGAGCTGGTCCTAGTAGGTTCGATTCCTACCCCGAAATTTTTTATGCACGATGAAGTGAAAAATTTCAGGGGAACTAGGATGACTCTGCTCATTTATTGGTTCTTTTTAGGGGGCGCTTTTTTTGATAAAAAAACGAGATTTATTCGAATGTACATCTCTTTATGAACTAATGTCTGAACCAACTATTTTGCCTTTTGTACGTCAAAAAGCAAGTTCGGCAGATGAGTATTGGTTTATAACGAAACAGTTAATGGAAGAAGAAGAAAGAGGAACAGTTATTTCTCGAACAATTGTTAGCGATTTTGGGCAACCAATCGGAACAATTAATCTGTTTGATGTTGAGGACGGGGCAGGTTTTTTAGGCACTTGGATCGGCTGTCCATTTCAAGGTCTAGGATACAATAAAAAGGCAAAAGAACAATTTTTACAAGAACTTTTCTTTGATTTAGATATTCATACGGTATTTTTACGAATCCGCAAAAACAATGGTAAAAGTATTCGTGCCACTGAAAAACTTAGATATGCATTAAAAGCAAATGAATCACATCCTTCTATCTATGCAGAAATTAATACTACAGATGAAGTATTTGATCTATATTATATACCAAAAGATTTGTTCCACTTAGTACTAATGCAACAAGAAAACGAAGAGGAACAGGCAATGTAAAAAAACTCCCGTCACTTCAAATAGTGACGGGAGTTTGTTATTTTTGGTAAGTTAATAATAGATCTACAAATTGCTCTGGTGTTTTAGAAGTGTTAGCCTCGAACATACGATCGATCATTTCTTCCCGTTCATCAACAATACGATTTAAAGAATCCATAAACGTAGTAGCAGTAAGGTTTTCCTCTTCGAGTACACACGCAAATCCCTTTTTCTCAAAGTATTTCGCATTCAATACTTGATCTCCTCTACTCGCATGGATGGATAATGGAATAAGCAACATAGGTTTTTTTAAATCTAGAAACTCGAAAATAGAGTTTGAACCAGCTCGGCTAATTACATAATCAGACATTTTCATCAAATGAGGCAATTCATTTGTCACATATTCAAAAGCTATATAATTCGGTTTTCCGACTAAAGAATCATCTTTGTTTCCTTTTCCACAAAGATGAATAAGTTGAAATCTGCGTGTAAGCTGTTCGATATTTTGTTTGACGACATCATTTATTTTGGCTGAACCTTGACTACCACCCATAATAATAATCGTTTCTTTCATAGCATCGAAACCGGTTAATTGTTCTGCAATTTTTTCATCACCATGAAATAGATCTGGGCGCAATATTGCTCCTATAGATGAGGCCTTATTATCGGGTAAGTGTCTTACTGTCTCCTCAAAAACAGTAAAAATATGCTCCGCAAACGATGAGGCTATTTTGTTAGCTAAACCAGGGGTTAAATCGGATTCATGAATCACAACTGGTATATTCGAAAGTTTTGCTGCAAGTACTACAGGAACAGATACAAAACCTCCTTTTGAAAATACGATAGAAGGTTTCACTTTTTTCAGTACGGATAATGCCTGTAAAGTGCCATACAATACTTTAAATGGATCGGAAAAGTTTTTCAGTGAAAAATATCTTCTTAACTTCCCATTTGAAATCGGATGATAAGGTATTTCAGGAAATCTCTCCCCAATAATTGTTTTTTCTATTCCATTATACGATCCAATATAATGGATATTATATTTTTTCTCTATTAACTCGGGTATTATGGCTTCATTTAAAGAAACATGACCAGCCGTACCTCCACCAGTTAATACTATTGTGTTATTATTCATTAATAATCTCCTAACTAATTTTAAACTTTAAAGGATGTATGCCAACATGCACGAAATGAGAACTCTACCAGAAAAAAGTAAGTATATGATTAAAATCGTCTTACCTATATTAATCACACAAATTGCACTCTATTTAATGACCTTCTTTGATATTTTAATGACAAGTAAATATAGTATTGAGCATTTAGCTGGTGTATCTATAGGTTCTTCTTTATGGGTACCTGTATATACCGCCTTAACCGGTATACTAATAGGCATTACGCCAATTGTAGCACAATTAATAGGTGCAAAAAAGAAGAAAGATGTACGTACCTTTGTACAACAGGGATTTTATATTGGAATAGTACTTGCTATTATTGTTTTTTTAGGCATTTTCCTGCTTATTGACCCGGTATTAAATTTAATACCCCTTGAAGATAGTGTACGCATCGTAGCGAAGAATTATTTGTTAATGCTGAGTATTGGACTGATTCCATTATTTTTGTACAGTGTTTTACGCTCTTTTATCGACGCTTTAGGGAAGACAAGAGTTTCGATGCTCATCACTCTATTATCCGCACCTATTAATATTGCCTTAAACTATTTGCTTATATACGGAAAACTAGGATTTCCAGAGTTAGGCGGGGTCGGTGCAGGATTAGCTTCTGCAATTACGTACTGGCTTATATTACTTATCGCAATTATTATCGTTCTTCGGAGTAATCCATTTGCAAATTTAAAGATTTTTCAAAGCTGGACTAAGCCTTCTTTAGTGAAAATACGTTCACTCATGAAAATTGGGGTTCCTATAGGAATATCTCTTTTTGCAGAAACAACTATATTTTCAGCTGTCACGATACTAATGAGTGTATATTCAACTGAAGTAATTTCTGCTCATCAAATTGCCATGAATTTCACTTCTCTGCTTTATATGGTGCCACTAAGCATTGCAATGGGTGCTACGATATTAGTAGGACATGAAATTGGTGCAAAACGATTCTCAGATGCGCGAACCTATAGCTGGTTGAGTGTGATAACCGCAATTTGCTTTAGTCTACTTTCAATTTCTATTTTGTTGTTATTTAGAGAGCAAATTGCTTCTGTATATACGGACGATCGTTATGTAATCGAATTGACCGTTCAATTTTTCTTCTTCGCTGCATTGTTCCAATTGTCTGATGCAGTTCAGGCGCCAGTTCAAGGAGCATTGCGTGGTTACAAAGATGTGACGATGACTTTTATCATGGCCATCATCTCCTATTGGATAATTGGTTTACCTACAGGGTATTTTCTAGCCAACTATACTTCATTTGAGCGCTTTGGTTATTGGATTGGATTGATCGTAGGATTGTCTATAGGAGCAATCACTCTTACCTCTAGACTTATTTACTTACAGAAGAAACTGAAGAAGCATTGATATTACTGACCTTCCATCTTATTAATAACAAAAAAACGACGCAAATTGCGTCGTTTTTGTTTTAATTATTTACCGATGAATTGTTGTGTCCAATAATAACCACTAT carries:
- a CDS encoding HAMP domain-containing sensor histidine kinase yields the protein MIKKWTLQRKWTYASAISIFLSFLMMCIILYFSLFNWLQISEKKIAQNTLDEVTHFFKSNGPIISIQDIQKNRTLLNQLVNQKQSVRVLNEDGIEILRINDASDFPKSFSLQTDEFVREQIDGKVVFHKAAEIDFGLFKGYVQISHSLESFSQLMNYILIAMGIFALITLVLSALIAFILSSVLLRPIKELRDEMQLAKQTKFSKKVSFQYDNEDEIGELLKIYKELMGEVSKTITRQDEFIQNVSHELRTPVQVVEGHLSLLNRWGKEDRSILDESLEISLSEIQKMKLLIEEMLKLAKNEHNSNREVTSVIAVLQQLQQSYLHLSPEATIEIQGDEQVNVLVPPTALEQILRNLIENAIKYNDKQPYIKLTAVNKADQVQIIVEDNGVGIQESILPKIFERFFIVDEARTKNRGGSGLGLSIVKSLVIEYGGTISVFSEKEKWTKFYILFPKLTSE
- a CDS encoding response regulator transcription factor, with protein sequence MTQHILLIEDEVNIAKFVELELKHENFQVTVSHDGREGADLALNHTYDLMLIDVMLPNLNGLEICRRVRKKKSTPIILITARDAIIDRVSGLETGADDYVVKPFAIEELLARIRAVLRRVEPSLENEKNELTIQGLTVERKAHQVFFEGKEIELTKTEYDMLIYLMENYNMVLSRDAILEKVWGYDVEVETNVVDVYIRHLRKKLPPDIAAIIETVRGVGYVMR
- a CDS encoding sensor domain-containing protein; amino-acid sequence: MSQLFLNHNQFHLLYDLADEYVFFMRKEDSSYVYEFINKKAEELFSENPIGKTLDECFSELHNRIIIQHYNRACLQKKSVSYHDHHCVQSETNINETTVIPIYENGISYILATTKEVSRSQNMKDSTYVIESYSKAINEVALVALTNQDGIIETVNELFETTTKFKREDVIGKTFHMINSNYHDESFFSNLWETISNGHIWHGQIRNRTKVGSFFWVNATVVPIKNDLGQIEKFLTIQFDDTEKKRMMNELRNIERSFKLITEHSNDLIAITDAEGFLLYSSPSHESILKYDKEELLGSYYFNLITDQTETVSLSKLKMLDKFRVELLLQTKDGNSIWTDTSVTTVENTVDDEKEKWYVIVSREITEKRALEDQLKFMAYHDSLTSLPNRRSFYEDFPVYISAVSSEFPNVGLLYIDGDNFKAINDQYGHDVGDQFLTHFAENLQHSLQYKYNIYRIGGDEFVIIIDQIADYVNGRSITIEEIVQTIQQNLRKGWAIDESYFSPTSSIGIAMFPNDGSSIDELLDHADQALYIAKKNGKNNYIYSNAVQT
- a CDS encoding GNAT family N-acetyltransferase translates to MIKKRDLFECTSLYELMSEPTILPFVRQKASSADEYWFITKQLMEEEERGTVISRTIVSDFGQPIGTINLFDVEDGAGFLGTWIGCPFQGLGYNKKAKEQFLQELFFDLDIHTVFLRIRKNNGKSIRATEKLRYALKANESHPSIYAEINTTDEVFDLYYIPKDLFHLVLMQQENEEEQAM
- a CDS encoding undecaprenyldiphospho-muramoylpentapeptide beta-N-acetylglucosaminyltransferase; amino-acid sequence: MNNNTIVLTGGGTAGHVSLNEAIIPELIEKKYNIHYIGSYNGIEKTIIGERFPEIPYHPISNGKLRRYFSLKNFSDPFKVLYGTLQALSVLKKVKPSIVFSKGGFVSVPVVLAAKLSNIPVVIHESDLTPGLANKIASSFAEHIFTVFEETVRHLPDNKASSIGAILRPDLFHGDEKIAEQLTGFDAMKETIIIMGGSQGSAKINDVVKQNIEQLTRRFQLIHLCGKGNKDDSLVGKPNYIAFEYVTNELPHLMKMSDYVISRAGSNSIFEFLDLKKPMLLIPLSIHASRGDQVLNAKYFEKKGFACVLEEENLTATTFMDSLNRIVDEREEMIDRMFEANTSKTPEQFVDLLLTYQK
- a CDS encoding MATE family efflux transporter produces the protein MHEMRTLPEKSKYMIKIVLPILITQIALYLMTFFDILMTSKYSIEHLAGVSIGSSLWVPVYTALTGILIGITPIVAQLIGAKKKKDVRTFVQQGFYIGIVLAIIVFLGIFLLIDPVLNLIPLEDSVRIVAKNYLLMLSIGLIPLFLYSVLRSFIDALGKTRVSMLITLLSAPINIALNYLLIYGKLGFPELGGVGAGLASAITYWLILLIAIIIVLRSNPFANLKIFQSWTKPSLVKIRSLMKIGVPIGISLFAETTIFSAVTILMSVYSTEVISAHQIAMNFTSLLYMVPLSIAMGATILVGHEIGAKRFSDARTYSWLSVITAICFSLLSISILLLFREQIASVYTDDRYVIELTVQFFFFAALFQLSDAVQAPVQGALRGYKDVTMTFIMAIISYWIIGLPTGYFLANYTSFERFGYWIGLIVGLSIGAITLTSRLIYLQKKLKKH